The sequence GTGGTCAGCCCCCAGAGGTTTGACCGAGCCACCCGGCTGTGGGACACGTCGCCGACGATGGCCACGTTGAGTCCCGAAATGCCCCCAAGCTTTTCCTTCATTGTAAACATGTCCAGCAGAGCCTGGGTGGGATGCTCGTTCGTTCCGTCCCCCGCGTTGATGACGGAGGCGCGGACGTGCTTCGCCATCAGGTTCGGAGCGCCCGTCATGGGGTGTCGCAGAATGAGCACGTCGCTGGCCATGCGGTCCAGGGTTCGGGCCGTGTCCACCAGAGACTCGCCCTTGGCGACGCTGGAGCCCGAGGCCGACATGTTAGCCGCCACGGCGCCCATGTATTTGGAGGCCAGTTCAAAGGAAAGGCGGGTGCGGGTGCTGTTTTCGTAAAAGACGGTGAGAATGGTCCGCCCCTGCAGATGAGGGGTTTTTTTGCTGTTGGAACTCAATATGACTTTCATCAGATCGGCGGTATTCAGGATTTCGGCGATCTCGGCAGCGGAAACGCCTCGAAGGCCAAGTAAATCTTTTCGTGACAGAGCCAAAATAACAACTCCTTTCAGTATCGAGGCTCAGAAGGACAGAGCGCGTTATTCGCGCAACCCCGGCCCGGACGACCCCACAGACTCCCCCGGGCTCAATCTGCCCGCGGTCATTTACGGTCTGGCATACATGCCCTGGCCTTCCAGGTCCATCAGCACAACCTCGTTGACGGGCTCGAAGGGCGCTATCCGAACGGCGATCATCTCGCTGCGGGAGGTGGGGACGTTCTTCCCCACGTAGTCGGCGCGTATGGGCAGTTCCCGATGTCCCCGGTCCACCAGCACGGCAAGCTGAATGGCCCGTGGACGTCCGCTGTCCATCAGCGCGTCCATGGCGGCGCGAACGGTCCGCCCCGTAAAGAGCACGTCATCGACCAGAATCACCACGCGACCCGTAAGGTTGAAGGGAATATCCGTGTCGTTCAGGACGGGATGTTCGTTCACCAGAGAAAGGTCGTCCCGGTAAAAAGTGATGTCCAGAACTCCCACGGGAGTTTTGACGCCTTCCGCTTTTTCAATATTTTCCGCCAGCAATTGCGCCAGAGGAACGCCTCTGCGCTGAACGCCGATCAGAACCACGTCCGTCACGCCCTTGTTCTTCTCAATGATCTCGTGGGCGA is a genomic window of Synergistaceae bacterium containing:
- the pyrR gene encoding bifunctional pyr operon transcriptional regulator/uracil phosphoribosyltransferase PyrR, whose protein sequence is MKEKAKIMDAQAMERALSRIAHEIIEKNKGVTDVVLIGVQRRGVPLAQLLAENIEKAEGVKTPVGVLDITFYRDDLSLVNEHPVLNDTDIPFNLTGRVVILVDDVLFTGRTVRAAMDALMDSGRPRAIQLAVLVDRGHRELPIRADYVGKNVPTSRSEMIAVRIAPFEPVNEVVLMDLEGQGMYARP
- a CDS encoding aspartate carbamoyltransferase catalytic subunit, translated to MALSRKDLLGLRGVSAAEIAEILNTADLMKVILSSNSKKTPHLQGRTILTVFYENSTRTRLSFELASKYMGAVAANMSASGSSVAKGESLVDTARTLDRMASDVLILRHPMTGAPNLMAKHVRASVINAGDGTNEHPTQALLDMFTMKEKLGGISGLNVAIVGDVSHSRVARSNLWGLTTMGAKVTFAGPPTFLPPELAAAGCRVTECVDDAVREADVVMGLRIQLERQEKGLFPSVREYHKLFGLTPERMALAKKGALVMHPGPMNRGVEISSILADGDQSVIDEQVTNGVAVRMALLFLLTRHNG